The genomic interval AATTAACTACACTTCTAAAAAAATTAGGGGTTGGAGGGAAAAACATGGACCTCGAAAAGCAGGACTACATTTAGGTCAAATTGTGCGTATGCAGGAAGAAATAGGTACTGGAGGTGGTGGATTTCGCTTCTTATATGCTGCATTCTTAGAAGAAGCTTCAGCAATTATGCAAAATGATGAATTAATGCGTGTTTCTGAAAAAATGACCAAAGCTGGCGATTTATGGAGAGATAGTGCTTTGCAAATGTCAGGAATCTACAAAGGTCGAATCACCGAACAAAAAGATTTTGACAATTGTGCGGACTTACTACTTGAAATTAGCGCTGTTGAAAAAGATGCATTCTTAGATTTATACAATATTAAACTTTAATTGTCATGCAGAATACCCTTTTGCATGTTTCAAAGATTTACAAATCTTACAACAAAAGTATAACTCCTAGTTTGGATGGAGTTGACTTTCACATTGATAAAGGGGAAATTGTTGGAATTTTTGGACCCAATGGTGCAGGTAAAACTACACTCATTTCCATTTTATGTAGTATTCTAGATCCAACCCTTGGTTCCGTTACTTATTTTTTGGATGGTGAAAAAACACCTCGACAAGTACGTGATAAACTTGGCTTTGTACCACAAGATTTTTCATTCTTTCCTGAATTAACTGCCAACCAAAATTTAGAATATTTTGGAAGTCTTTATAATCTCAAAAAAGACGAATTATCGACTAAAATTGATGAATTATTGCAAAAAGTAGGTCTTTTTCACGTAAAAAACAAAAAAGTATCTACTTTTTCTGGTGGGATGAAGCGCCGTTTAAACCTGATTATTTCACTGCTTCACAACCCACTTATCCTCTTTTTAGATGAACCAACAGTTGGTGTTGATGTTCAAAGCAAAATCGCTATCATGAATTTATTGCAAGAACTCAATAAACAAGGAACAACAATTATTTATACCTCACATCATTTAAAAGAAGCGGAAGAATTTTGTAACCAAATCATCCTAATCGATCATGGCAAAATCATCGCTTGCAATACTTTAACTCATCTATTAAGCAAATTTGAGGTCAAAAATTTAGAAGATTTAATCCTTCTGTTAACAGGATCTATACTCCGCGATTAATGAGAAAACTTAGAGCATCTATCTGGAAAGAAATACTACTGGTAGTACACGATAAAGTGGGCTTACTTCTCATGTATTTGATGCCTTTATTGCTGGTATTCATTATCACTATAGTTCAAGATAGTGCATTTCAAATTGTCAATGAGAATCAATTAACGGTTCTGATTTCCAATCAAGATGAAGGCACATTAGGAGATTCATTGGTAAAAGCATTGTCTCATTCAGGTAGTTTTGATATAAAAGTAAAAAACACCTTAACAAAATCAGCCATCAAACGCAACACCATTGACGAAGATGCAATGCTTGGGATTTATATTCCTCCGCATTTCAGCAAGCGTCTTGGAGATAATGCTGACAACATTTCCAAATTGATGCTGGTACAGATGGGTGTCATTGAAAAAGCGCCCAAAATTCACCCTAAAAAACAGGAAATAACGATTTATTTTGATCCAGTAGTACAAGAAAATTTTCGCATTTCAGTAATTAATGGAATTCAAGCTATCACCTTCGGAATTGAAAACGAAGAAATGGTTTCAAAACTATTTGCCGAAATGGGTTACGATTCAATACCAAAAAACATTCGCCAAGCAATCATTGATCGAGAAACGAATTTAATAACTTCAAATGCCAGCCTCAATGAAGGAGCCGAAATGATTCCAAATTCAAGCCAACACAATGTTCCTGCATGGTCCATTTTTGCCATGTTCTTCATGGTTATTTCTTTGGGTGGAAATATTGTGAAAGAACGTTTATCTGGAAGTTTTTTGCGTCTGCAAACCATTCCACAAGCATTTGTACTAACATTGGTCTCTAAGTTTTTAGTTTACCTTTTTGTTGCGCTATCTCAACTGTTGATTCTTTTCTTAATGGGAATCTTCATCTTTCCACACATCGGCTTACCTAAGTTGGCCATGCCAAATGCATTTTTACCCTTTTTAGTTGTGACTCTGCTTTCCGCGATATCTGCAATTTCCTACGCCGTATTAGTAGGAACTTATGCGAAAACACAGGAACAAGCCAATGGTTTTGGAGCAATTTCAATTATTATTTTCGCAGCAATTGGTGGTATTTGGATTCCAAACTTCGTAATGCCAGATTACATGCAAAAAATTGGAAATATTTCTCCACTAAAATGGTGTTTAGAAGGTTATTACACGCTTTTCTTGAAAAATGGTGCATGGAGTGAATTAATTGGTACCATTTCTTTCTTATTTTTGTTTACCCTGACTTGTCAACTCTTGATATTCATCAAGTTGAGAATTCAAAATTATATATAGTTATGACTGAAAACAGAGAAGAATTAGTTTTTGAATTCAAAGAGCATTTAATTAAATATTTGAATTTGTTGGATTTGTCTCCAGAACAAATCAAGAATGACGTTCCGCTATTTGGTGATGAATTAGGTTTAGATTCTATTGATTCAGTGGAACTAATCGTATTATTGGATAGAGAATATGGAATTAAAATCAAGAATCCAACTGAAGGAAGACAGATTTTAGTTGACGTAAACACAATTGTGGATTACATCATTGCAAATCGCACAAAATAAAAAAATGAGTGAAATTGTTGTAACAGGAATGGGTGCAATCAGTTCAATTGGTTTAACCGTTGCTGAAAATCTGTATTCCTTGCAACAGGAAATCTCGGGCATTCAAAAATCCAAGCATTTCAAATCCAATTATTCAGATTCATTGGTGTTTGGAGAAATTGATCGAAGTGACGAGCAATTATTTGATGAGCTAAATTTAGCATCCAAGTGTGGCTTTACGCGAACAACTTTAATTGCATTAAAGGCATTTCGAGAAGCGATTGCACAGGCTGGGCTTAGTTCGGAAGAAATCTCTTCCAAAAGAACTGCTTTCATAAGTTCCAGCACTGTTGGAGGAATGTGTTATACCGATCATTTATACCAAGATGCAAATTTACTTGGAGAACCTTCTGAATATGTTAGAAACTATGAAGGATCAGATCATGCACTACAAATTGTAAAGCTGTACGAAATGAAGGGGATTACAGATGTCATTAACACTGCCTGCTCATCTTCTGCAAATGCGATTGCACTGGGAGCAAGATTATTGGAAACGGGAAAAGTAGACCGTGTAATAGCTGGAGGAAGCGATTGTTTGGCAAAGTTTACTGTGAATGGCTTCAACTCTTTACGCATTTTGAGTGAGGTTCCTTGCAAACCATTCGACACAAACCGAGAAGGTCTAAGTTTAGGAGAAGCGGCGGCTTATGTTGTTTTAGAAAGAAAAGAAGATCTTTTACCTTCCAAAACAAGCCTTGCGAAGTTTGCAGGATTTGGAATTTGCAATGATGCCTTCCACCCTTCCGCTACTTCAGACGACGCGAGAGGTCCTAGAATGGCAATGGAATTAGCATTGAAACGCGCTTCATTAAAACCAGCAGATATTCAATACATCAATGCACATGGAACTGGAACTCCCAATAACGATTTGACGGAATCAGTTGCGTTTTCAAAACTATTTGAGGTTGTTCCTCCCTTCAGCTCTACTAAATCTTACGTTGGACACACATTAGCAACGGCGGGCGTTTTAGAAGCTATTTATAGCATTCTTGCAATTCAAAATCAAGAAATATATCCAAGTTTACGTGTAGAAGAACCAATTGCTGATTTTCCATTTGCACCAACCTTAAAGTATACGCCTGAAACAACTATTCAAAACGTACTTTCCAATTCATTTGGATTTGGTGGAAACTGCACATCACTAATCTTCTCAGCATGTATATAAAAGATTTGATAGCCATTTCGCCACAAAAAACACACGATCTTTCTTTCGAAAAAGGAGATTGGCAAGTTTTAACAGATTACATGTACAGAGCAATTGAACCATCTTACCAAAATCTTATTCCGAACGCACAATTGCGACGCATGGGAAAAGCAGTCCGCATGGGAATGGGTGCTTCATTACCCTTAATGGGAAGAAATGAAAAACCAGATGCCATCATTTTTGGAACCGCAAATGGTGGATTGGAAGATTGTATTAAATTCTTGAATCAAATTGTTGAATACGATGAAGGAACTTTAACACCTACAAATTTCGTTCAAAGTACACCAAATGCCTTGGCCGGCCAAGTTGCTTTGCTGTCAGAGAACATGGCTTATAACATGACCCATGTAAATGGGTCCTTAGCTTTTGAATCTGCACTATTAGATGCATCCTTGTTCTTTGAAGAACATACAGCTTCGGAAAAATCAATTTTACTGGGTGCAATTGAAGAAATATCAGACTATAACTACAACATTGATCGGTTAGGGGATCGATTCAAAACAGATTTGATATCCAACAATGAACTTCTAACCAGCCATTCAAACGGATCTTATTGTGGTGAAGGCTCTACTCAATTCATTTTGAGTAATAATCCAACAAACAACTTAGCAAAATTCACTGGATTTAAACAGTCCTCTAACCTATCTCTTTCTGAACTTCCTCATTTTCTAATGGAGTTCTTAGAAGAACAAAGGCTTGCGATTGGTGATATTGATTGCCTTTTGTTGGGTAAAAGTGGAGATATTCGCACAGACAACTGGTATGTAGAATTGGAGCAAATTTTTGGCAAAATTCCTACTGTATATTACAAGAAAGCCGTTGGCGAATACCGAACTGTGAGTGCCTTTGCAAGTTACTTGGCAGTTCGACTGCTCAATGGAGAAGCTCAGCATGTTTTCGAAAATGAACCACAATTTACTCCCAAGACTATCTTGATTTACAATCATTTTGACGCAATTCGCCATAGTTTAATCCTCATTCAAAAATAATTTTCCTCTACCAATCTGGTTTTGATTAAACGCAACCGCAAAGATTATTCAAAAACCTTCGCTTAATCAGTCCCCTTTGCGTTGAAAATAAAGTTCTTACTTCTTCAGAATTGTAATTGTTTTTCTTCCTTTCACAGGCATTGTTCGAAATACAATATCCCAGATAGGCGTAGAAACTCCAAATGCCTTATCGTGCTGTTGATAATGATGTATGTTATGGTGTTTCCACCAAAAATTAAAGCGCGCTGGAGCTGGCTTGCTATGAACCATCCAGTGAATGCTAATGTACACCAGATAACCAATTAGAAATCCAGAACCAAACGTAAATGCTGCGCCTCCCATTATTAGGTAATAGACTCCCAAAAACAAACAAGCAATAGCCAATCCAGGAACAGGTGGAAGAATAATTCGGTCTTCATCTGTTGGATATTGATGGTGAATTCCATGAAAAACATACTGAATTCCAGAATCATAAGAAGCATCTTTCAACTTATGATAGACAAAACGATGCAATATATATTCACCAAAAGTCCAAGTAAAAAACCCAAGAACAAACAATAAAATCAGGTTGAACACAGTTCCATGAAAATAGTACATATAGACCCACAAACAGAATGTAGCTACAGAACTATACAACAAGATAATAATCCAAAGCTTGGTTTTTGTGAGAACCTCTAAAAGAGGAGACTTGAATAGTTTAGGCGATTTTTCATCCGGATAAACTCTGAATTCATAATTTTCATTAGATGCAGATTCCATGTGAGTAGAAATTAGTAAGTATTATTAATTGAAACAATGTGTCAATTTTTGGCACTTATCGTTCTAGCAGAACTCACATAAAGTTAATGAACTTTTTCTATAATTTGATTTCAAATTACGACAAAAACTCATTCTTTAGTTAAAAAAATGTAATTATTTTAAGCTATTAATGTCGGAAGAATCTCAATAAGCTCGTGATAGCTCGAGGTATTTAAAACCAAAGTCGATTGATAACCAAGACTCAACATCAATTCATTGGTAGTTTCTCCCCAAGCAATAATTATAGCATTTTTAGGAATTTTGTTTTCAAGTAAGAAACTAGTTAAATTAGAAGGACTAGTGAAAATATAAACCGAACACCAATCAATTTTTGAACTAGAATTGACTGTTTCGTAGACCAATAAAGGAATTCGCAACGATTCCGATATTGATTTTTCAACCGATTTATTGGATTTATTAGATTGAGGAAACAAGGCTATTCTCTTTCCAAGCCATTCTTTAAATGCAATTCCTACTTCACTTGGTTTTCCAGCTTCTTGACCGACAAAACTGACAGAAAATCCAGCTTTTTCAATTTGATTTTTAGTTTCATTGCCTATACATGCAATTTGCTGATTCTCCTCTAAATGAAGACCTCGTTTACAAAAAAAATCAAAAGATCGGGGTGAACTGAAGAAAACAACATCCCATTCGGAAGGAAGTGAAAAATCAATAGCTTTGAAAGAAATAAGTGATCGGCGGATTAATTGAATGTTGTTTTCAGTACAAAACTGAACTACTGGTAAGGATGAATTGCTTTCCGAACTAAGAAATATCCTCGTCATCTTCTTCCTCTTCTTCACCTAACAAAGCTTCTAGCACCACATCGATCATATCCAAATCATGTGGTCCTTCAAACTCATACCATTGAGCCCCTTGTTCCCATTCGTGAGCAAACGAAACAATCAGACGTCCTTCTTCTGGGCAATATGCACCCAAAGGCAATTGACAACCACCTTGCAAACGATTTAAAAGATTCCGCTCCAAAGCAATTTGCGATTGAATATCCTCGTGATTCATGGCTTGCATGAAATTGTATAATTCGTTGTCGTTTTCTCTGATTTGCAAAGCCAAAACTCCTTGAGCTGGAGCTGGAATGAATTCTTCAGGATCCAAAACTACTTCATGCATTCCTTTTAAATCCAATTGCAGACGATCCAATCCTGCTTTAGCAAGTAAAATAGCATCGTATCCACCATCAATCAATTTTTGAAGGCGTGTGGGAACATTTCCACGTAAATCTTTTATTTCAATATCAGATCGAAAGGCAATCACTTGTGATTTTCTGCGCGCCGAAGAAGTCCCAACAACAGCTCCTTTTTTCAAAGACCAAAATTCATCTTTGTCAAAGGCATTCGGATGAATCAATAAAACATCAGCTGGATTTTCTCTTTCGGAAACCGCAGCAATAATCAATCCTTCTGGTGTATTTGTTTCTAAATCTTTGTGAGAATGAACGGCCAAATCAATGCTGTTGTCCAATAACGCTTGTTCGATTTCCTTAGTGAAAAAACCTTTCCCTTCTAGTTTATCAAAACTCAAATCTTGAATTTGATCACCTTTAGTAGTGATAATTGTAATGCCTACTTCAGCACCTAAAGCTTCTAATTGTTTTTTGACATGATTCGCTTGCCAAAGTGCTAAATCACTTCCACGCGAGCCGATACGAATATTTCTCATGAAGTAAAGTTACGATTTAAACATGATTTCCTTTGCCATAATCATCGGCATACTCATGTATTTTTTCTCCATGTAACCAACTACTTTTTCCAAAATTTCAAGTGAAGGTTGATCTAATTGATCCAATTCATTCTTAAATATTTCGTTGAAAGCCGTAGCACGAATATCTTTAACCATTTGAGGAACTGGCCGCATAGCAACTTCGATAGCACGCATTTTTGCAATATTGCGAAACTCCTTATTTGCCTCATCAAGGATTTGCTCCACATGAATCACTTCTTGAGAACGTTCTAACAAATGACCCTCTGAAATTTTCTGTAAAACCTCAATGGAGATGTTTTTAGTAGAAAATCTTGCATGAACATCTGCTGAAATATCACTTGGAAGCGCTAAATCAACTGTAAATTTAGGTCTTAAATCATCCATCAATAAAGATGAATATAGTTTTTCATCTACAATAACATCTTGAGAACCTGTACAAGAAACAAGCACATCAAATCCACCTGTATAACTAGTTAATTCATTAAGCGAATATGCTTTCCCTCCTAATTCCTCTGCCAATAATTCGGCCTTTTCAATCGTTCTATTGAAAATTACAAAATTAGTCATACCGTGTTTTTTCAAAAAACGAAGCATAGCAGTATTTGTAACTCCAGCCCCAATTGCTAAAACTCGGGCATCTCTTGGAGCATCCATTCCAACCAAACGATGATAAGCAATGGAAACAACTGATACTGGTTTTTGAGAAATTTTTGTTTCTGTATAAACACGTTTTGCCGTCTCAATAGTGTGACGGAACAAAATGCGCAAAGTATCTCCAGAAAGACCTAAATCGCGTGACTCTTCGTAAGCTTGACGTACCTGTGTAATGATTTCACGTTCGCCAATTACTAGCGAATCAATAGAAGAAGCAACTCGTAATACATGATTTACAGCATCCATTTTAGAAAAAATAAATGCGTTACTAGAGAAATAAGTTACTTGTTCTGCTGAAAAATCGGGATATAGTATCGAAAAGAAATTCGTCAAAAACTCATCAGTAAGAGCTTCATTTGTCACTAAAAAATACTCAACGCGGTTACAAGTAGATAAAAATGTGATTTCATTGATTTTCAAAGAATCTTTAAGCACTTGAAAACGTGATTGAAGCAAGGCTTTTTCAATATGCAAAGCTCCAATTTTGGAAACTTCCAAATTTCGATGTGTAAACGCTATTGTATGTAACTCTTTTATCACTTGTATTGATTTCCTCTAACTACAACCACAAAATTGCCTTTAGAATCGCGAAGTATTGTCAGAAAACTGTCAGGTTTGTTAATTTAGAATGTTTATAAACAAATCGAGAAAATCTAAAGCAGGAAAAAAATTAAAAATTACACTTTTGCTTTTCACTTTTACCTTACTTCTTTTTCAATTCTCACTTTTTGATGAACCCTTCTCCTTTTTTCACTTGAAAGTGTATCTTTGAGACCCACAAACCTTTTTTCATGAAAGAAAAGAATTCCGAACTTATTCAAAAACGAGAAGCCGCTCAATTAGGTGGTGGAAAAGCTCGAATTGACAAACAACATGCGCAAGGAAAGCTGAGCGCAAGAGAACGTATCCTTTTGTTAATGGATGAGGGCTCTTTTCAAGAAATTGGAATGTTGGTTGAACATCGCGCTACTTCCTTTGGATTAGAGAAAACAAAAAGCCCTGGTGATGGAGTAATTACTGGCTTTGGAACAATTCACGGAAGAGTTGTATACGCGTTCTCTCAAGATTTCACTGTCCTTGGAGGATCTCTTTCAGAAACACATGCTCAAAAGATTTGCAAAGTATTAGATTTAGCCATGAAAAATGGAGCTCCAGTTATCGGGTTAAATGATTCGGGTGGTGCGCGAATTCAAGAAGGAGTTGTTTCCTTGGCTGGTTATGCGGATATTTTTTACCGCAACACACGTGCTTCAGGAGCTATTCCTCAAATTTCAGTAATCATGGGGCCTTGTGCAGGTGGTGCAGTATATTCGCCAGCATTGACAGATTTCGTTTTCATGGTGGAAGACACTTCTTACATGTTCGTAACAGGACCAAGTGTTGTAAAAACGGTAACACACGAAGAAGTTAGTTCGGAAGATTTAGGAGGAGCAAAAGCACATGCCGAAAAATCAGGTGTGACGCACTTTACTGCTGGAAATGATGTGGAATGTTTGCGTAAAGTGCGTGATTTAATCACTTATATGCCACAAAACGCCATGGAATTGGCTCCTCAATTTGATTCTGTTCTTTTTGCCAAAGAAAAATTAAATCGCATCCAAAATATTATACCTGACAATTCGAATTTGCCGTACGATATTCGTGAGGTAATTGATTGTTTGATTGACGACGACACATTCCGCGAAGTACAAGCTGATTTTGCAACGAATATTGTAGTTGGATTTGCTCGTTTAGATGGAAGATCTTTGGGGGTTATTGCCAATCAACCGTCTTCAATGGCTGGAGTTTTAGACATCGATTCTTCAAGAAAAGGTGCGCGTTTTGTACGTTTCTGTGATTCATTCAATATTCCATTATTGGTATTGGAAGATGTGCCTGGTTTCTTACCTGGAACAGATCAAGAATGGCGTGGAATTATTACGCACGGAGCGAAATTATTGTACGCATTCTCTGAAGCGACTGTTCCAAGAATTACGGTGATTACACGTAAAGCTTACGGTGGTGCATTTGATGTGATGAACTCAAAAAATATTGGTGCAGATTTAAATTATGCTTGGCCAACAGCAGAAATTGCTGTAATGGGAGCAAAGGGTGCAGCAGAAATTATCTTCAAAGCAGAAATTGCAGCTGCGGAAGATAAAGAAGGAAAATGGAAAGAAAAAGAAGCAGAATACGCAGAAATGTTCGCCAATCCTTACCGCGCAGCAGAAAGAGGATTCGTTGATGCAGTAATATTACCTGAGGAAACAAGAAGCACCTTGATTGCGGCGTTTAAATCTTTGGAGAAAAAATCGGAGACTTTGCCGAAGAAGAAGCATGGGAATATACCTTTATAATAAAGTGAAATAGGTTCTAATAATCGTAGAACCTATTTCTTTTCAATACACGCTTAATATCATGACCCTAACTCAAAAAATTATTACCTGCGCTATTGTAGCATTAATTTCTGCAACAAATTGCGCATTCGGTCAACTAATTCCCTTTTGTCAAAAGACAACTTGGGGTTTTTCAACGAAAGAAGGTAAAGTTGTTATTCCATGTGTATATGAAAGTGTCGACTTCTTTTCAGATGATCGGCTGGCACGCGTTAAAAAGAATGGGAAATACGGATATATTAATCAAAAAGGGATAGTCGTTATACCCCTTGAGTACGATGATTGTCACCGTATTTACGAAATCTATCACAGTGAATATTCAGTAGGAATTGAAACAAATCCGTCTACAAATTTAAATCGCAATTACGATTTCATGGAAATTGAAAACCCTGAAAACAATCGATATGTGGTTTCGAAAGCTAAAAAATTTGGAGTATTAGGTCTCATAGCAGAAAAACCGAAAGTGGTAATTCCATTCAATTATATTTCAATCATGTATGATCCATCCAAAAAGGTGTTTCATTGTAAGAATGAGCTTACAATGAAATACTTCAATAAATCTGGTGGGAAAATGACTGAAAAACAAATCAATGCTCTACAGCCTGAAAACTATTTCGCTGCTTCGTTTGAAGAAACACCTTTGCCAGTAGTTGTTGCAGCTCATGGAAAGTATGGAGTAGTTCGTGAAAGCTCTAAACACTATGGTAGGGTAACTTACGATACGTTGGTTGCAATAATTTATGACACGGTAATTATTGACAAAGAAGTAGAGGGTTTTGGATTCGATGAAGATTTTATCGCTGTAAAAAAAGGTGATAAATGGGGTGCTTACGACGATAAGAAACGTTTGATTTTACCCGTTGAATATGACAGTATCAATTTCAAATTGAGTAAATATCACAAACATTGGATGGAATACAACAGATCCTTTTACGTTTTGAAAAATGGCAAATGGGGTGTTTTGGGAGGAAAAGACAATTCTGAAACCCTCACTGTATTGCTACCGTTCGAATACGATGGATTCAGTGAAATTTATTACAAGTTTGTAGGAGTTTGGAAAGCAGGATTTGTTGAAATTTTCCAGAATGAGGACCTGAAGATCATTACAAAAAAAGGGTATTCATTCATACAGAACTACGAACACGAATCCTTGGGTTCATTTGAAATCTTCTTGGTCAAAAACAAAGCCGGAAAAACGGTATACTTGGGAGAAAACGGGGTTGAGTTTTTTACTGATTAATTCTCACGGAAACCAATTTGCTGTGAATTGGATAGTAGATGTACTTAGACAATTAAAACAACAATAAAAGTCAGTCAAGAACAACAGCCTTTTTACAAAGTTTCTCTCACATCTCTAATTTGTAGCTGTAAAGTAGCCCGATTGTTCCACACATTTTTCTCCAACGTAAAGGCACAATCAAAGGCACAGCCAGCGGCAATTAAATCGGCTTTATCTGCCATATTGAACCCAATTGCTGAAAGTTGAATTCTAGATATAGGATCAACTAAATCAAATTTCAAGTGTGCTTCTTTTAAAATCCGCGTTTTATCTGCATACATGTTCTTGGCGCAAAAAACAGGCTTGTCGTTTCCAGGTCCAAAAGGCTCCATTTGTTCCAACATTTTATACAAGCGCGGTATTTGCAAGGCCGATTCACCTGCCAAAAACAATTCAGACAAACCAATTTCCAAATCAATGACCAATTCTTCCACCTCATCCAATGGTTGAATGTTCTTTTGAACGTAAGAATCAAAATGCTCTCTGAAAGAAGCCACATTCTCCAAAGGCAAAGAAAGTCCGGCAGCATGCTGATGTCCCCCATATTGGGTCAACAAATGTTCGCAAGAAGTAATCGCATCATAGACATTGAAGCCAGAAACTGAGCGTGCCGAACCAGTTGCTTCTCCTTTATTTTCTGTGAGAACAATCGTAGGTCGGTAATGATGTTCGATTAAGCGTGAAGCAACAATTCCTACCACTCCTTTGTGCCAATCCGATTGAAAAACTACTGTTGATTTCCGACTTAAAAACAAATCATCTTGCGCAATCAAATCCAAAGCTTCCTCTGTTATTTGAGCATCCAAAATACGTCTTTCGGAATTATACTCATCTATTTCTAATGCAATTAATTGTGCTTCTTTCGGAGTTTCTGAAAGCAATAATTCAACTGC from Fluviicola taffensis DSM 16823 carries:
- a CDS encoding phosphopantetheine-binding protein, with protein sequence MTENREELVFEFKEHLIKYLNLLDLSPEQIKNDVPLFGDELGLDSIDSVELIVLLDREYGIKIKNPTEGRQILVDVNTIVDYIIANRTK
- a CDS encoding ABC transporter ATP-binding protein gives rise to the protein MQNTLLHVSKIYKSYNKSITPSLDGVDFHIDKGEIVGIFGPNGAGKTTLISILCSILDPTLGSVTYFLDGEKTPRQVRDKLGFVPQDFSFFPELTANQNLEYFGSLYNLKKDELSTKIDELLQKVGLFHVKNKKVSTFSGGMKRRLNLIISLLHNPLILFLDEPTVGVDVQSKIAIMNLLQELNKQGTTIIYTSHHLKEAEEFCNQIILIDHGKIIACNTLTHLLSKFEVKNLEDLILLLTGSILRD
- a CDS encoding beta-ketoacyl synthase chain length factor, with the protein product MYIKDLIAISPQKTHDLSFEKGDWQVLTDYMYRAIEPSYQNLIPNAQLRRMGKAVRMGMGASLPLMGRNEKPDAIIFGTANGGLEDCIKFLNQIVEYDEGTLTPTNFVQSTPNALAGQVALLSENMAYNMTHVNGSLAFESALLDASLFFEEHTASEKSILLGAIEEISDYNYNIDRLGDRFKTDLISNNELLTSHSNGSYCGEGSTQFILSNNPTNNLAKFTGFKQSSNLSLSELPHFLMEFLEEQRLAIGDIDCLLLGKSGDIRTDNWYVELEQIFGKIPTVYYKKAVGEYRTVSAFASYLAVRLLNGEAQHVFENEPQFTPKTILIYNHFDAIRHSLILIQK
- a CDS encoding beta-ketoacyl-[acyl-carrier-protein] synthase family protein; the protein is MSEIVVTGMGAISSIGLTVAENLYSLQQEISGIQKSKHFKSNYSDSLVFGEIDRSDEQLFDELNLASKCGFTRTTLIALKAFREAIAQAGLSSEEISSKRTAFISSSTVGGMCYTDHLYQDANLLGEPSEYVRNYEGSDHALQIVKLYEMKGITDVINTACSSSANAIALGARLLETGKVDRVIAGGSDCLAKFTVNGFNSLRILSEVPCKPFDTNREGLSLGEAAAYVVLERKEDLLPSKTSLAKFAGFGICNDAFHPSATSDDARGPRMAMELALKRASLKPADIQYINAHGTGTPNNDLTESVAFSKLFEVVPPFSSTKSYVGHTLATAGVLEAIYSILAIQNQEIYPSLRVEEPIADFPFAPTLKYTPETTIQNVLSNSFGFGGNCTSLIFSACI
- a CDS encoding ABC transporter permease, which produces MRKLRASIWKEILLVVHDKVGLLLMYLMPLLLVFIITIVQDSAFQIVNENQLTVLISNQDEGTLGDSLVKALSHSGSFDIKVKNTLTKSAIKRNTIDEDAMLGIYIPPHFSKRLGDNADNISKLMLVQMGVIEKAPKIHPKKQEITIYFDPVVQENFRISVINGIQAITFGIENEEMVSKLFAEMGYDSIPKNIRQAIIDRETNLITSNASLNEGAEMIPNSSQHNVPAWSIFAMFFMVISLGGNIVKERLSGSFLRLQTIPQAFVLTLVSKFLVYLFVALSQLLILFLMGIFIFPHIGLPKLAMPNAFLPFLVVTLLSAISAISYAVLVGTYAKTQEQANGFGAISIIIFAAIGGIWIPNFVMPDYMQKIGNISPLKWCLEGYYTLFLKNGAWSELIGTISFLFLFTLTCQLLIFIKLRIQNYI
- the hemC gene encoding hydroxymethylbilane synthase; translation: MRNIRIGSRGSDLALWQANHVKKQLEALGAEVGITIITTKGDQIQDLSFDKLEGKGFFTKEIEQALLDNSIDLAVHSHKDLETNTPEGLIIAAVSERENPADVLLIHPNAFDKDEFWSLKKGAVVGTSSARRKSQVIAFRSDIEIKDLRGNVPTRLQKLIDGGYDAILLAKAGLDRLQLDLKGMHEVVLDPEEFIPAPAQGVLALQIRENDNELYNFMQAMNHEDIQSQIALERNLLNRLQGGCQLPLGAYCPEEGRLIVSFAHEWEQGAQWYEFEGPHDLDMIDVVLEALLGEEEEEDDEDIS
- the hemA gene encoding glutamyl-tRNA reductase, translating into MIKELHTIAFTHRNLEVSKIGALHIEKALLQSRFQVLKDSLKINEITFLSTCNRVEYFLVTNEALTDEFLTNFFSILYPDFSAEQVTYFSSNAFIFSKMDAVNHVLRVASSIDSLVIGEREIITQVRQAYEESRDLGLSGDTLRILFRHTIETAKRVYTETKISQKPVSVVSIAYHRLVGMDAPRDARVLAIGAGVTNTAMLRFLKKHGMTNFVIFNRTIEKAELLAEELGGKAYSLNELTSYTGGFDVLVSCTGSQDVIVDEKLYSSLLMDDLRPKFTVDLALPSDISADVHARFSTKNISIEVLQKISEGHLLERSQEVIHVEQILDEANKEFRNIAKMRAIEVAMRPVPQMVKDIRATAFNEIFKNELDQLDQPSLEILEKVVGYMEKKYMSMPMIMAKEIMFKS
- a CDS encoding uroporphyrinogen-III synthase; translation: MTRIFLSSESNSSLPVVQFCTENNIQLIRRSLISFKAIDFSLPSEWDVVFFSSPRSFDFFCKRGLHLEENQQIACIGNETKNQIEKAGFSVSFVGQEAGKPSEVGIAFKEWLGKRIALFPQSNKSNKSVEKSISESLRIPLLVYETVNSSSKIDWCSVYIFTSPSNLTSFLLENKIPKNAIIIAWGETTNELMLSLGYQSTLVLNTSSYHELIEILPTLIA
- a CDS encoding sterol desaturase family protein codes for the protein MESASNENYEFRVYPDEKSPKLFKSPLLEVLTKTKLWIIILLYSSVATFCLWVYMYYFHGTVFNLILLFVLGFFTWTFGEYILHRFVYHKLKDASYDSGIQYVFHGIHHQYPTDEDRIILPPVPGLAIACLFLGVYYLIMGGAAFTFGSGFLIGYLVYISIHWMVHSKPAPARFNFWWKHHNIHHYQQHDKAFGVSTPIWDIVFRTMPVKGRKTITILKK